The genomic segment tccttttagttGACTTTGAAAATACATTCTATTTTTCCCCCACTAACTCTTTTAACAACTCATTTAATAATTTAACAATCCTTTTAACAAGCTTTGAAGAGTTTAACCTTTATTTGTCAAACTTATATTTTGAAGTGAAGCTGAGCACAAAGTTTTGCATGGATCGTGCAACACAATTTATGAAGCGAGATGAATAATATCTCTTTTTATTTGACAAAGTCTCTCTACTTtgtatttgtatatatttttaattatacttgAATTTTGAGGCTTTAGTTTAAGTTGACTAACTTAGCCACGTGgccaaaaatataaataaataaaattaatattttattttttagtaaAAAATTTAGTATTTATCTTTtaagttaaatattaaaaatttaaataagactaaaatataaaataattaaaagattttgtaaaaaaatttaatgattattaataatacaaattataattacatatttattatatcaatATAGAATTAATTTATCGTTAAAAAAATACAGATTTAATTCTAAAAtggaaaattttattttgatGACCTGTTGCAACCTTCTATATCTCAAGTCATTTTTAATGTAACCACTGTGGTTACATTACCACTAAAAACCCCTCTATAGATAAGGGATATATTTGTGTATATAAGTATGAGTTTACAAATAGATaatcataattatttatttgtattcgAAATTCTAAATTTTATACAAAATAGTCTAATTCATAATAAAAACAATAGTCTAAAATTCAACATAACATTAAAAATGCTAGAGAAATTTTGCGTAAAATATAAAGGAGTAAATGACGGCCAATCTCGAGGAAAGAGGGTATGTGGTGGTCTTTCATTAACAAAATGCAGAGACCAAGACGTTTGAGGTATCTCTTCGATGATCCAATTAATTGTGATACGAAAGTGATAGAAAAGATGGCCATCATGATTCTCTTTGCGCAACGAAGCCGATACGATACTCATACATACTTGGAAACACTTTACAATTGTTTATTGTGCttctcaaaattaaaaaaaaatatattgtttatTGTGTGATTTGCATTTTTGCCAgctactttttaaaaaaataataataatattatttcaaAATTGTCACTTGTGTATTCAGCTATTACGTACCTAACTGCCTATATAAACCAAACGAACCCTTCTCGAAGATAGCTGAGTTGAGCTGCtgctttaaaaaaattaaagtaatgAAAACATATCAGAGAAAGGATACGTAATAAATACAGCACAACACATGAAATAAAATTCTTGACCTCTTTTAAAATAGTATCTAATATTATCTATAGTCGAGAGAGTTGactaatatataaaatatatagaatATATGAGAACTACAACGTGGAACATGCTAAATTCTTAGTCACTGTTGAGTTAATGGGAAATTTGAAGCATAAATCCTTATATAATTTGATTTGTTAAACTTAAATGCGTGAGTAAAAAATTTGGCCGCAAAAATATCTACCATTGTAAATTCAGTGCAGATGTAGGTTCTTGGTCGTTAAGTCTGACCTGGAACCTACGCGGCAGCCACGTGGTTGCACCTGGTTGAAtcaattattttgtaatttattaaatattttaaaaatcattaatttttttaatgatttttaaaaatattgtTCGGGGACGACATTGATGGTAGAAGTTGGCAATAGAGTCTGGGTATCAAGTTGCTGGCATGGGGAAGTGACGTTGGGTCAAATTTATGGGCAAAGTCTTCTATTGAGCGTATACGTCTCCTTCGACTAGGCATGACATTTTCGGATTAAGTAATGTCGTGACTAGCTTGTGAGTTGGAGGACGAATGACCATTTACAAATTTGGGTTGAAGACAACGAAGATGGCATGGATGAtttcaaatctgatttttttgGGCATGAGTGATTTTCGATTTGAGATGTGAGTATATTTGGTTATGGGCGAGAATATTGGGTAATgttcttcatattttttattatcaatgatttgttttcttattttcaaTGAACACAAGTCTGAGAAAAAAGACATGAATATGAGTTTTGTATGTGGTTATGGTTTGTTCTTTGCAAATACACGAATATGATGAGTTTTGTATTTTAATGTGGTATCTTGGGTTCGAGTTCGTGTTCTTGCCTAGAGATtcatcatattttttttcttagttgTTAGATGTTAAATTTTAGATTTTAGGTTTAAAATTTTTAGTTAgttaaattttaagttttttcttattttaattgatttattttattatttaaaattaattagatttacaaaaataatttttaatgatttttaaaatatttaataaattaaaagaaatttgACCAATCAGTTGTGGCCACGTGGCTGCCACGTAGGTCCCTAGTCAGACTTAATGACTAGGGACCTACGACAACACCAAAATTTGTAACGATAAGTATTTTTACTATCAAATcttttacttaaacatttaagtgcaacaaatcgAACAACATGAATATTTATGCTGGAAATTTCCCTTCAGTTTTTTTATCTAATACTTTATACATTAAATTACTATATGTTGTTTGtcttttatatatgattttttgtaacttctgaacaaaacaaaaataaaatacagTAAAACTTCCATAAATTATTACTCTATATTGGAATAACTCTCATATagtcataaaaaaatttaatctcaACTTGGGACCaattataaataagaataaactctatattataataaattataatatttcttGGTCCCACCTTTAGAAAATATGCCTCCACCCAATAATAATTgtgttaatattaaatatatatgtatatatatactatcTTATATAGACTAAaaatttatgataaaattaattatcaatatACACTTATAAATAAATTTTGTATATTTCGaacattatatagatatatacatTGTAGCTATATTTTTATGTCATTTTCATTTATCAACGTTTATAAATTGAATTTGACATGTTATATCAatcattatttaatttaaatttaaatgtgtaTATTTCCAACATTTTATAGATGTAATTATATTAAGTTATAACATTTTCATAGTAATAAAATATTGTTAGAATATATGTATCATAAGTATATCATCTTTGACTATAATCTATTATATTTGTTAGCTTTGTAGCAATCTCCTAATTATAGCTAAATTATTGTTGTAATCCCATGTTCGTAGCCTGACGTTATGTAGGCTATTCTTGTATATTAGCTAATCAATGGAATGAAAATAATCACGGGATTCAATTCTTTCATGGTATTAGTCTCATAGGGAAACACCTCCAAACTCCGCCACTCTAGCCACCATCATCACCGtcctctttctttccttcttttctcccttTCAATGGCAGACTCCAAAATTTACCCCGCTACCACCATCACCAACATCAAAACATCCATCCCTATTGTGCTTGACATGGAAAACGACAAATACATAAATTGGTCTACCCTATTCAAGTTGCATTGTCATGCTCATCTGGTGTATGAACACATCGTTCCATCACCGGAGTCTACGGAGACGCCGACAGTCTCCTCCTCCACTGATGCTGAAAAAGCAACCGCAAAGGCTCTTCCAAATAGGCTAGATGCTATAGTTATTCAATGGATTTATAGCACAATATCTTTAGATCTCCTAAACTCCATCATTGAACTGGATGATAAGGCCAAAGATGCTTGGAATCGCTTGATGGACATATTCCAAGACAATCAAAATTCCCGTGCCATATTTCTCGATACTGAATTCACTAATACTCATCTTAGTGACTTCCCTAATGTATCAGCCTACTGTAACCGATTGAAGGTATTGGTGGATCAATTGGAGAACGTAGGGGCAAACATCTCGGATAAAAAATTGGTAGTGAAACTTATTGCTGGACTCACCGAAGCCTACAACGACTTTGTCACTGTTATTCAACAACGTGACCCTCTTCCTTCATTTTCCAAGGCTCGTTCAATGCTTTGTTTGGAGGAGAAAAACATGCAACAACGTGCCCAACGTGACTCAGGTTCGACCTCATCTTTGCTTGTGACTTCTTCTACTGATAATTCTGTTTCTTATGGATAGcaggataataataataaaaatacaagaaaaaataACAACTGTGGGAAAAGGAACAATTTCCATGGACGAGATCGAGGAGGGAATAACAACAATTACTGCAGCAGCGGTCGCAGAGGCGACAATCAGCAGCTACAGCAAGGCCAGCCACGTCCACAACAAGGGCAGCATCCATGGACCTACTCACCATGGAGTGCGCGGATCCCACATCAGCCATGGGAAACTCCACCTTGCCCATATCCCACCACTCTGTGGTAGCGTCCACTTGCGGCAAGGCAGCAAGGTGTTTTCTGTTCCCGTCCCCAATAGTCACTCTATATTGCCACAACACCTTCTAGTGTGGCACTAACATATGTTGAGGCAGCAATGCATACTCTCTCGCTCAATCAAACGGATGATAACTGGTACATGGATACCAGGGCAACCTCCCACATGATAGCAAATCAAGTTACACTCTCACCTTATTTTAATTTGAGAAAAAATCATGCAATAATTGTTGGTAATGGCAGCACAATTCCAATTCGTGGCTATGGTAATACCTCACTAACCAAAACAACTCCTACATGATATGTAacaccttggataaccaagactgttacactgtgtgtttgaaatagtgcgagacttgctaatcaagacatTTAGATAAAAATATGAATCTACGACACAAACagattaggtttaaaagattttggttataaacgaataattttcattaaaataaatgtttggtacatgggatcccgaatcagggtttaaataacgtagtTACAGAATTTCCAAGTCTTACAAATAATTAAGCGACTCTAATGGTAAAATTAacgttttaggtttccgtccgTGTACAATCCCttgaccgtggcggctgagcagctgacaatgtacacctcgcccccagagctctctaactcatggtcaactcatcttacccttgcctttacctgcac from the Humulus lupulus chromosome X, drHumLupu1.1, whole genome shotgun sequence genome contains:
- the LOC133806340 gene encoding uncharacterized protein LOC133806340 → MADSKIYPATTITNIKTSIPIVLDMENDKYINWSTLFKLHCHAHLVYEHIVPSPESTETPTVSSSTDAEKATAKALPNRLDAIVIQWIYSTISLDLLNSIIELDDKAKDAWNRLMDIFQDNQNSRAIFLDTEFTNTHLSDFPNVSAYCNRLKVLVDQLENVGANISDKKLVVKLIAGLTEAYNDFVTVIQQRDPLPSFSKARSMLCLEEKNMQQRAQRDSGSTSSLLVTSSTDNSVSYG